TTTTTGCAAAATGAGGGGTTTTTTTCTAAAGCTCTCATGCCATTTCGAATGAAAGTTCCCATCTGATGAAAGTAAGTGCCTGGAGGGAAATCTTCCTCAAAAGACTTATAGCCCATCTCAAATATGGGTTTGGAACCAAAAATAACAAAACCTGCAGAAGTATTTTTGCAAAGGTGCTTGAAAAACACCTCTAAATGTTTTTTATCGTTTTGAAGATTGCCGAAGGCGAAGCTTAACAGAACGCAAAACAAGACAAACAAAGGCTTACGCATGTTCCTTTAGTCACCAAAATAATATTCACATTCTTCATTATTACATAATCCCGTATTTGTTGGGGATGGATGACCATTTGGGCAGGCATATCCATATCCACTTCTAATTTGTTTATTTTTTTTAAAATAAAATCCTTTCTCATCTTTGGAAAGCATAGCAAGCTTTATGGGAGCTCCTTGATTTGAAGAAAGAAAAATCCCATCTTTATTGATCAAAATTTTGCTTTTGGGAATGTAAACTTTATTTTCTACATTTGCAGAAAATCCAAAAACAAAAAGGAATGTAAATAACAATACAAATTTAGAAATCATAGATACCTCACAAAGTAGTTAAAACACAATGATTGTAAATTTTTTTTGAATTTGTTGCAAATTATCAAGAAAAAAAAGGTATGATTCAAACTTGTACATTCTTAAGCCGCTTGAAAGTAATCTTCCAAAATTGCACAATAGCTAGCATGACAGTAAGAGTTCGTATTGCACCTTCACCAACGGGAGATCCCCATGTGGGCACAGCCTATATGTCTTTGTTCAATTTAATTTTTGCAAGGCATCACAAGGGAAAATTCATTCTTCGTATTGAGGATACAGATCAGACAAGATCACGTCCCGAATATGAAAAACATATTTATGAAAGTTTAAAATGGTGTGGGATTGAATGGGACGAAGGCCCTGATAAAGGAGGCGAGTTTGGTCCCTATCGACAATCAGAGCGCCTAGAAATTTATCAAAAGTATGCTCAGCTGCTGTTGGACAAAGAACTTGCGTATAAATGTTTTGCCACGCCACAAGAATTACAAGAGATGCGTGAAGTGGCAAAAAAACAAGGAAAACGCCTTGGATATGATCGCAGATACCGCAATTTAAGCCCCGAAGAAGTACAGATAAGAGAACAAAAAAAAGAGCCTTTTGTTGTGCGTTTAAAAGTGCCTCTAACGGGTGAGGTTGTTTTTGAAGATGCCATCAAAGGACGTATTGTCACGCCTTGCGCAGATATTGATGATCAGGTGCTGTTAAAATCGGATGGTTTTCCCACGTACCACTTGGCCAATGTGGTGGATGATTATTTGATGAAAATCACACACATTATTCGAGGAGATGAATGGATAAGCTCAACACCCAAACATATTTTGCTCTATGAAGCATTTGGGTTTAAACTTCCTGAATTTGTACACATGCCTTTATTACTTGGGGAAGATGGGCGCAAATTATCTAAAAGACGCAATCCCACATCGATTTTTTACTATCGTGATGCAGGTTATTTGAAAGAAGCATTTATCAATTTTTTGACACTCATGGGATATAGCATGAAAGAAGATAAAGAGATTTATTCGCTCAAAGAAATCATTCAAGAATTTGACTCCAAAAGAATTGGGACTTCTGGTGCGTTTTTTGATATTCGAAAGCTCGATTGGCTCAATCAACAATACATGATCAAAACCATTCCAACAAATCATCTTTGGCAACGACTCAAAGCATGGCAGTTTTCCGATGCTTTTTTTGAAAAGCTCATGCCTCTTGTGCACACACGTATCAAAACCTTTGGCGAAATGATGGAATTATGCGATTTTTTCTTCATCAATCATGTGCCGCTCAAAGAAGAGTATTTGCTGCCGAGAGGAATGGAGAAAGAATTGAGCTCAATGATTATTCAAACCATCATTTGGCAACTTGAAAAAAGTGATGATTGGTCTGCAGATTCTGTGTCTACTGTCTCTAAATATGTCGCCACACTTTTTGATGTGAATCATAAAAAAATCATCATGCCTATTTTGTTTGCAGCTGTGATGGGAAAACAACATGGTCTGCCTCTTTTTGCCTCTTCTGAGCTTCTTGGGAAAGAACGCATGCGTTATCGTTTATTGAAGGCCATCGAATTTTTGGGAGGACTGGGAAAGAAAAAACTCGATGCGCTAAAAAAAGCGGTTGAAAAAGAAGACTGCAAACAGTTTCATCACAAAAAAATCCCTCCCCCATAATCATGAGCATGCCTTTACAAGTATCTTTAAATCGCTATGACCACAACCATCCCTTTATAGCTTCGCTAAAGTTAAAAAAAAGGATCAGCAACAAAGAATCTGAAAGAGAAACCTGGCATCTTGTTTTGAGAGTCGATGAAAGCTTTGATTATAAAGTGGGAGATAGTGTGGGTGTTCTTTGTAAAAATGATCCTTTAGAAGTTGCAAACATTGCCAAATATCTTTCTATCGATCCGAAGACAATCGAAAATAAAACGCTAAGTCGGTGCCATAATAATCTTATCAAATGGGCAATGCAGCATGGGGATGCCGAAGCTTTAAAAACAAAACTTGAAAATACCACAAAGCTATTGCCTGTTTTAGAATTGATCCACATTGCAAAATTGGACACATTGCCCATCGATTTATTGCCTCCACTTTTTCCAAGGTTTTATTCCATTGCATCCTGTCCACGCACACATAAAAATGAAATCCATTTGACAGTGATTTTGAGCGAATACGAAACCGTGCTTGGAAATAGACAAAAAGGGGTCGCGACAAACTATTTGCTCTTTGGGTTAAAAGAAGGCAATAGCGTTTCTATCTATTTAAATCCTACCAAACATTTCACCCTTCCAAAAGATACGCTGCCGATCATCATGATAGGACCTGGAACAGGGATTGCACCTTTTCGTGGGTTTTTGTATGCGCGAAAAGAACAAAATGCAAAAGAAAATTGGCTCTTTTTTGGAGAAAGATATGAAAATAAAGAGTTTTATTATCAAGATGAGATGCGTGCATTTGAAGAGATGGGTTTTTTAAAATTATCTACGGCATTTTCTCGCGATCAAAAAGAAAAAGTCTATGTCCAAGATGTGCTGAAAAGACATGCAAATGAAGTGCTTAACTGGATAGAAAAAGGTGCCTACATTTATGTATGTGGAGATGCCAAACATATGGCCAAGGCTGTAGATGATGCGCTTTTAGAGATGGTCAAAAAAAAGTATGGTAAAAATATGCAAGATGCTAAAAGTGTTTTAAAACAATTGCGACACGAAAAAAGGTATGTTTTAGATGTCTATTAGATGGATTGCTTTTTTGCTTATTCCTTTTTTCCTTTTTGCCAAGGTCTATGACTGTTTCCCCTTCTTCAATGAGGTAGAACAACTAAAAATTCGATTGTCAGAACTTGATGATGTGGTAGACGTTTTTGTGCTTGTCGAGGCAACAAAAACCTTTCAAGGAAAAGATAAGGAACTTCTTTTCGAAAAAAACAAGCAAGAATTCAAGCCTTTTTTGAAAAAAATTGTGCATGTAGTTGTCGAAGATATGCCGGAGGGAAAAAATCACTGGGTACGGGATTATCATCAAAGAAATAGCATTATGCGTGGGCTGAAAGATGCAAAAGAAAACGATTTAATCTTGATTGGTGATGTGGATGAAATTCCTAAAAACGCAGTCATTGCGCAGATTAAAAAAACAGGCAAAATGGGTGAGCGTTATGTGCTAGGCAATCGTTATTTTTGGGGGTATTTGAACAAATGGGCACAAAAAATTCCACGTTTTAGAAAATGGGATAAAACAAACCCCGAAGTTCCCGAGTGGCCGGGAACAATTGTGGTCTTTTTCAAAGATTTAAAACAACATTCACCAGAGGCTTTGCGTGGTATTAGAAAGCGCGATCCTTCTTACAAAGTGATCTGGAATGCAGGCTGGCATTTTTCTTGGCAAGGTGGCGTGGATCGTATCATTACAAAAGTGGAAAGCTATGCGCATACAGAATACAATAACGCATGGAAAAAGAATCCTCAAAACATTAAAAAAAGCTTAGAAAATAAAGAGCCTTTTTTAAAAGATGGAAGCGACGAGGGCCTATTTGTTCCCATCGACGACTCTTTCCCCAAATATATTCGAGACAATCAAGCCTATTTTGAAGAACTGGGTTGGATCAAAAAAATCGATTAATTTCTTGCGGTATTTTTCGAAAAAATAGTATCATTTGCGTTGTGTTCCGTTTTGTACTGCTCATTTTGTTTGTCTATTCTTTTGCTCATGCAAAAATCTATGATTGTTTTCCGTTTTTTAATGAGTTGGAACTTTTGGACGTGCGTTTACATGAACTTGATTCTGTTGTCGACTATTTTGTTTTAGTAGAAGCAGATAAAACCTTTCAAGGAAAAGATAAACCTCTACATTTTGAGGAAAATAAGGAACGTTTTGAGCCTTTTTTACATAAAATCATCCATATTGTTATCAGTAATATGCCAAAAGGTGATTGTTGGAAAAGAGAAATTTATCAAAGAAATAGCATTATGCGCGGTCTTGTTGATGCAGATCCTGATGATATTATCATGGTTTCAGATGTAGATGAAATTCCAAAAGCCATTGCTGTTGAAGAAATGTCGAGACTTTTTGCTCAGGATCCTGATAGCGTTGTTCTTTTTATCCAGAAAGCATATGCTTACTATATTAATCTAGGTAAAAACCCTCTTTTTGAAAGAACCTGGACTTATTGTATTCAATTAAAGAATTTGGCCCCTCCTGGAAGGGGATCGAAATGGTACAGAAGGAACAAGGTCTATCCACCGAATTTTTACAGATGGTCAAATGTCGAAGCATTTCCTCCCCATCTTAAGTGTGAGAGAATAAAAGATGGTGGTTGGCATTTTACTTGTTTGGGCGGTCCATCTAAGGTATTTGAAAAACTGCAAGCGTGGTCTCATTGGGATAGAGATAAAGATCGAATTAAAAGCGTAGAAGATGTAGAAAAACGTATTAAAAAGGAAATTCTGCCGCAAACTTTTGTGTACGAAGTTGATGAAACATATCCACAATATATTCTTGATAATATCGATTACTTTGATGAGCTGGGGTGGATCATCAAAAAAACCGATTGATTTTATTGCTAAGCGCGGTATGCTTTAGGGCATGCAGCACAAACATACCATTGGAGCGAGCTTAATTATTGCAGGGACAGCCATTGGCGCTGGAATGCTTGCGATTCCCCTTGTCACAGCACAATATGGTGTTTTACCGACAGTTTTGATCACTTGTTTTGCATGGGCTGTCATGTATCTATCTGGACTTTTTGTTATGGAAGGTGTGCTTTGGAGTGAAGAAAACGCCAACTTTTTGACCATGAGTGAAAAGTTTTTGGGTCGATTTGGTAAAGGGTTGACGTTTGTTTTTTATTTGTTTTTATATGGGTGTTTGCTCGTTGCCTATTTTTCTGGCATAGAACCTATTCTGCGCGCGCTTTTTGGATCTATTGAAATGGCCACACTAATGACTGTTCTTGTGGTGACTTTAGGACTCATTATTATTTTTGGAATGCTTTGGATCGATCGATTAAATTTGATTTTGATGATTGGATTGAGTGTCGCTTTTTTAAGCCTTTTAGCTCTGGCATCTGAGCAGGTCAGTATGAAAAATCTCGATTTTTATCAGTTTCAAAAAGTCTATTTAGCTCTTCCTCTTTTGTTTGCAGCCTTTGGTTATCACAATGTGATTCCATCGATTTGCACCTATCTTAAACGCGATGTAAGAAAAATTAAAATCGCTATTTTTATAGGGACATTTTTGACACTTATTATTTATTTGCTGTGGCAATTTGTGATTTTGGCAAGTGTGGAAAAAAGTGCGCTTCTTTTTTTAAAAGACCAAGGTTTGCCCGTCACATTTGCTCTTCAAAATGTAACAAAGAGCCCACTTTTAGGTAAGTTTGCGCTGGGGTTTTCGTTTTTTGCGCTCACAACATCCCTTTTAGGTGTGGCATTTTCGATGGTTGATTTTTTGATCGATGGTTTCAAAATGAAAATGCAAGGAATAGGACGCATGGGAATGACGATCATCGTACTCATCCTTCCTTTGAGTTTTGCGCGTTTTTTCCCCAATATTTTTGTCGAAGCCTTAGAATATGCAGGAGGATTTGGTGAAGCTTATCTAAATGCACTTTTACCAGCGCTCGTCTTTTTTGTCGCGAAAAAAAGGCGGCATCTGCAGGCACAAATGCAGTGGAAGGCCGATGGATTGTGGCTTTTTATTGTCTGCTTGGTTGCGCTTTTAACAATCGTATTGCAAGCTTTTGTAAAGTAGAGTATTTTTAAAAGTATGGAATATTTAGACATTGAAGGTGGATCTCCTTTAAAGGGATCGATTCGAGTTCAGGGCGCAAAAAATGCCATCACGAAACTTCTTGTTGCTTCTCTAGTTTCAGATAAACGCTGTGTATTTAAAAATGTTCCTGACATTGGAGATGTTGAAGTGACCGTCGCGCTTTGTCAGGAAATTGGTTCTGAGGTTAACTGGGACAAGAAAAACAAAACGATTGAAATCATCACAAAAGAGTTATCAACTGCGTATGTTCCACAACGTTTTTCAGGGGGAAATCGGATTCCTATTTTGATGATAGGAGCTCTGCTTGGAAGAACAACGGAAGATATCATTGTTCCGACTGTTGGGGGATGTAATATTGGAAAAAGAAAAGTAGATTACCATATTTTAGCTCTGCAAAAGTTGGGTGCGACAATTGAATATCGCCACATGAAACAGCAAGGCGCCTATTTTGCTCAAGCTCACAATGGTCTTCAGGGCGCGGTTATCGAGCTTCCTTATCCTAGCGTAGGTGCGACGGAAAATACCATTCTTGCTGCACTAAGAGCAAATGGAAAAACAGTCATTAAAAATGCCGCCATTGAACCCGAAATTATCGATCTTGTGTTGTTTTTGCAAAAAATGGGGGCCAATATTTCCATCGAAGGGCATCGCACAATCTGCATTGAAAAAACATGTGTATTTTATGAAGTAGAACATACAGTCATTGGTGATCGCATCGAAGCGGCTTCATTTGCAATGGCTGCGCTTGCAACAAAGGGACATATTTTTGTCGAAGGAATAGTCCAAAATCACATGCTTTCCTTCCTTAATCAATTTCGAAAAGTTGGAGGCGGATTTCAAGTAAAAGATGAGGGAATTGAATTTTTCTATCAAAGCGATTCGGGGAAAATCCATCTAGAAACCGATGTCTATCCAGGTTTTACCACAGATTGGCAACAACCTTATGCAGTTGTGCTCACGCAAATACAAGGCACATCGATTATTCATGAAACCGTGTACGAAAAACGTTTTGGCTATATCAAAACGCTTAAAGAAATGGGCGCGAATATTGAGCTTTTTACAAGTTGTTTGGGAAACAAACCTTGTCGTTTTAAAGATCAAAGCTATGAGCATTCTTGTGTGATTCATGGAAAAACTGTTTTGCATGGAAAAGAGATCCATATTCCCGATCTAAGAGCAGGATTTGCTTATGTACTTGCAGCCCTTGTTGCAAAAGGCAAAAGTAAAATCTATAATTTGCACTATTTAGATCGAGGCTATGACCACGTTGTGCAAAAACTGCAAACTTTGGGTGCAAATGTTGCGCGTTCAGAAGCGCAAAATAAAGAATCTATCAAGCCTTTAGAAAAAGAATTGATAGAAACAAACAGCTACCAAGAAATTCGCACATAGCGTAAGTTTACATTTTTTCAAC
The nucleotide sequence above comes from Chlamydiota bacterium. Encoded proteins:
- the gltX gene encoding Glutamate--tRNA ligase — its product is MTVRVRIAPSPTGDPHVGTAYMSLFNLIFARHHKGKFILRIEDTDQTRSRPEYEKHIYESLKWCGIEWDEGPDKGGEFGPYRQSERLEIYQKYAQLLLDKELAYKCFATPQELQEMREVAKKQGKRLGYDRRYRNLSPEEVQIREQKKEPFVVRLKVPLTGEVVFEDAIKGRIVTPCADIDDQVLLKSDGFPTYHLANVVDDYLMKITHIIRGDEWISSTPKHILLYEAFGFKLPEFVHMPLLLGEDGRKLSKRRNPTSIFYYRDAGYLKEAFINFLTLMGYSMKEDKEIYSLKEIIQEFDSKRIGTSGAFFDIRKLDWLNQQYMIKTIPTNHLWQRLKAWQFSDAFFEKLMPLVHTRIKTFGEMMELCDFFFINHVPLKEEYLLPRGMEKELSSMIIQTIIWQLEKSDDWSADSVSTVSKYVATLFDVNHKKIIMPILFAAVMGKQHGLPLFASSELLGKERMRYRLLKAIEFLGGLGKKKLDALKKAVEKEDCKQFHHKKIPPP
- the cysJ gene encoding Sulfite reductase [NADPH] flavoprotein alpha-component; protein product: MSMPLQVSLNRYDHNHPFIASLKLKKRISNKESERETWHLVLRVDESFDYKVGDSVGVLCKNDPLEVANIAKYLSIDPKTIENKTLSRCHNNLIKWAMQHGDAEALKTKLENTTKLLPVLELIHIAKLDTLPIDLLPPLFPRFYSIASCPRTHKNEIHLTVILSEYETVLGNRQKGVATNYLLFGLKEGNSVSIYLNPTKHFTLPKDTLPIIMIGPGTGIAPFRGFLYARKEQNAKENWLFFGERYENKEFYYQDEMRAFEEMGFLKLSTAFSRDQKEKVYVQDVLKRHANEVLNWIEKGAYIYVCGDAKHMAKAVDDALLEMVKKKYGKNMQDAKSVLKQLRHEKRYVLDVY
- the tyrP_3 gene encoding Tyrosine-specific transport protein, yielding MQHKHTIGASLIIAGTAIGAGMLAIPLVTAQYGVLPTVLITCFAWAVMYLSGLFVMEGVLWSEENANFLTMSEKFLGRFGKGLTFVFYLFLYGCLLVAYFSGIEPILRALFGSIEMATLMTVLVVTLGLIIIFGMLWIDRLNLILMIGLSVAFLSLLALASEQVSMKNLDFYQFQKVYLALPLLFAAFGYHNVIPSICTYLKRDVRKIKIAIFIGTFLTLIIYLLWQFVILASVEKSALLFLKDQGLPVTFALQNVTKSPLLGKFALGFSFFALTTSLLGVAFSMVDFLIDGFKMKMQGIGRMGMTIIVLILPLSFARFFPNIFVEALEYAGGFGEAYLNALLPALVFFVAKKRRHLQAQMQWKADGLWLFIVCLVALLTIVLQAFVK
- the murAB gene encoding UDP-N-acetylglucosamine 1-carboxyvinyltransferase 2; this encodes MEYLDIEGGSPLKGSIRVQGAKNAITKLLVASLVSDKRCVFKNVPDIGDVEVTVALCQEIGSEVNWDKKNKTIEIITKELSTAYVPQRFSGGNRIPILMIGALLGRTTEDIIVPTVGGCNIGKRKVDYHILALQKLGATIEYRHMKQQGAYFAQAHNGLQGAVIELPYPSVGATENTILAALRANGKTVIKNAAIEPEIIDLVLFLQKMGANISIEGHRTICIEKTCVFYEVEHTVIGDRIEAASFAMAALATKGHIFVEGIVQNHMLSFLNQFRKVGGGFQVKDEGIEFFYQSDSGKIHLETDVYPGFTTDWQQPYAVVLTQIQGTSIIHETVYEKRFGYIKTLKEMGANIELFTSCLGNKPCRFKDQSYEHSCVIHGKTVLHGKEIHIPDLRAGFAYVLAALVAKGKSKIYNLHYLDRGYDHVVQKLQTLGANVARSEAQNKESIKPLEKELIETNSYQEIRT